In the genome of Thiorhodovibrio winogradskyi, the window AGCGGATTCATGACGCGGGCCCCTCACCAAGCAGCAGACGGACATGGGCAAGCAGTTGATCGGGCCGCGCCGGCTTGACTAGGTAAAGATTGGCGCCGCTCTCGAAACCGCGACGCTGGTCGCTCTCCTCGGCTTCGGTGGAGATCATGATGGCCGGAGCCTGGGGGATGTCGCGCCCGCGCAGTTCGCGCAGAAAACCGTAGCCGTCGAGCTTGGGCATGTTGATGTCGACCAGGTAAAGGTCGAAAGGCCCCTCGGCGACGCGCTCCAGGGCCTCGAGCCCATTGATGGCCTCGCTGACCTCGAACCCGGCCGCCTCGAGAATCTCGCGGTGGTAGAGCCGCACGGTGGCGGCGTCGTCGATGACTAGGATGCGTTTCATCGTGCCCCCCAGGGTTTCTGATACACAATGGCTTCGGGGAACTTGCGCACCCGAAACAGGGAGGAAATGCGGCTCATGGATTCCGAATGCCCCAGGCAGATGAAGCCGCCGGGATTG includes:
- a CDS encoding response regulator produces the protein MKRILVIDDAATVRLYHREILEAAGFEVSEAINGLEALERVAEGPFDLYLVDINMPKLDGYGFLRELRGRDIPQAPAIMISTEAEESDQRRGFESGANLYLVKPARPDQLLAHVRLLLGEGPAS